From Neofelis nebulosa isolate mNeoNeb1 chromosome X, mNeoNeb1.pri, whole genome shotgun sequence:
GGTGGGCGGAGGTGGAGTGGCCGGCGGAGAATGGGTGGCCGGAGATGGAGACTGGGAGGCCGGAGACGAAGACAGAGTGGCCGGCGGGgattgggtgggtgggggtggagtggctGGAGGAGACTGGGCGGCCGGAGGTGGAGACGGAGCGGCCGGCGGAAACTGGGGGGCCGGAGATGGAGAGGCCGGCGGAGACGGGGTGGCCGGAAACGAAGTGGCCGGCGGAGACTGGGTGGTCGGAGCAGGAGTGGCCGGTGGAGACGAGGTGGCCAGAGGTGGAGACGGAGGGgccggaggcggaggcggagacGGAGACGGAGGGGCCAGAGGCGGAGACGTGGTGGCCATGGGCAACAGAGTGGCCGGAGGCGGAGTGGCCGGAGGCGGAGACGGAGTGGCTGGAGACGGAGTGGCCGGTGGTGGAGACCTGATGGCCATGGGCGACGGAGCGGCCGGCGGCGGAGACGGAGCGGCCGATGGCGGAGACGGAGCAGCCGGTGGCGGAGACAGAGCGGCCGATGGCGGAGATGGAGTGGCTGGAAACGGAGTGGCCGGTGGTGGAGACGGAGCGGCCGGTGGCGGAGACAGAGCGGCCGATGGCGGAGATGGAGTGGCTGGAAACGGAGTGGCCGGTGGTGGAGACGGAGCGGCCGATGGCGGAGACGGAGCGGCCGGCGGTGGAGACGGAGCGGCCGGCGGTGGAGACGGAGCGGCCGATGGCGGAGACGGAGCGGCCGGGGACTCCGGGCCCCACCCTGCCGAGGCTGCCGTTTCGGCCGCGCCTGCGGAAGGCCTCAGGGAGGAGGCGGTGGGCCCCGAGGGCGGGAACGCCTTCGAGGCGGGCGAGGATTCGGACTTTCGGCCGGCAGACGAGGACGGGGCGGAAGAGCCGGAGGCCGCCGGGGACGTAATTGTGGACGCCCACCATTGGGAAATGGTGGGCTTCCGCTTTACGTTCCTGGACCTGGTGCATTCGCTGGTACACCTCGTCCACTACAACAACCACATCCTCGTGCGGCCCCGGCCTCTGCAGCTCAACGTTCCCCCTGCGCCCCCAGCGGCGACCGCGGCCCACGAGTCCCAGGGCTCATCGTCGTtgtcagaggaggaggaggctacCTGGGAGACCGCGGAGGAGCCTGACAAGGAGGAGCCGGCAGCCACAGAGGGTGAGGGGGACCCGCGCGTCCCAGGGGCCGGGGCTGTGGGTGGTTGTGGGCGCCCGGGCACAGAAGCCGAGGTTGGGGGCGCCCCCAGACTGAAGGCCGAGGGCCCGGGTGGGAGCCCCGTGCCGTAGCTACCAGTGGCTTTGAGAAGGAAACGTGCCGCCTTCTGGCAGCCGCGGCTAAGACAGCCGAAGGCCGCGGGGTAGGTGGAGGTCTGCACGGGGTAGGTGCAGGTGCAGGAGGGTGGGAGGATGTGCAGGAGGGCGGGAGGGGCTGTGCGGGTCAGCGCAGATAGGGGtgcagggggcgggaggggtctGCAGTTCAGCGGTGTacaaggggtgggaggggtgcgCAAGAGGGCGAGACGGGGGGTGCAGCCAGAAGGAATAGAGCGAGCCAGGGGCACACCTCATTTTTGTCCACGGCTGTTAAAAATGCCAAGTTTTAGAACGTTCATCCCCAATCGTTATGAACTGACGTGGGAGCACTTGGGAAAACTGAAATATTCAGGCATTGAGGGACTAATGAGCTTCATGGGAGAATTTGGAGTTGAGGCAAAACATGGTTGCAAGAAATCTCTGACAAGAACACACACAATGCAGCAGACACTTGATGATTCTGATCCCTTCTTCTCCGGAGGGCCAGTTATAATAGCAGCACAGGGTGGCAGCTtgactggaaagaaagaatgtcACTGTGAAAGTGACCAAGCAGCAGAAGGGTGAGGGCCATGGAAGGGCTGTATCAACCAGGAGGAAGGGCCCCAGCTCTTCTCTTAGTTCCTTCTATCCTCCCGCTTCTCCTGCGGGTACTCTACTAGATGTCACTCTTCCTTATGCATCACGGTATTTCTTCCTGTGAATGTCTGCTCCAAAGTCTGTATTATTCTTCACCAAAGGAACAACAAACTATCAGCAGGAAAACTCTGATAAGGAGGCGCAAGTCTCGGAGAGCGGGGAAGAAGAGACGTTTAACAAACAACAAGAAGGATCTCACTGAAAAGCATTTGGACCCACCACAGAACAGGCCCAAAAAATCCAGGTATCCGTATAGCTCCACCTATCACCCAACCATTCCTGACATTTACCTGTTACTGAccgggttgttgttgtttttttttcttaattctcccAATAAATTAATAAGTTTGTTTAAAATGAATTCAGACATTCAGTTTTACCTACTTAGAATGTTAACACAACACTCAGGTACCTAGTAATAGAAATcacagtatattttgaaatctatttCATGGCTCCTCATTCGTTCTTGTGGGCTCTTTTGTCCTCTACCTATAAGACTACTAACAAATGGTAAACATATCAGTAACTGAGACCAGTCTTTGTTTAGAAAACAGCCGAAGCAGCAGCTAAAGTGGCTGGGCTGTTTCCTACTTGGGCATTCATTACTTGGCCATGGAAATGTACCCCCTTGTACTAACTAGGAGACTATACCCTTTCGAATGTGATTACATGCAAATGGCAAAAAGTTCAGAATTTCAAGTAGCACTGCATTTAATGATTAATACCTAAGTATTCAGGTGTGGACTTTTGTATTTTATGTGACAGTCCAAAGAAACTTAGTCATAGTATGGCTATTACTTATCACTGAATTGGTAATTAAGTCTTGAAGTATATCTtgtctttgaatatatttaatgattaacatttgactttttttttcttttttgcgtTTTCAAAGCTGTGTATTTTACAATAACAGCCTGTTTCTCGTATGGTAGATACGGAGAATCAAGGGTCTGGGAGGGTAAGGGAGTATCGTTTGTGGAATGAGCATAGGCTTTTAAGGTGAAGAGATTTTCTTAAACCCCAGAATCCTCTcgagggaaagaaaaaagcattgaTGGTATTAGGCAAGAGGGAGGCCAGGTTGGTGGGAGCACGTGATCGAAGCCATGGGCCGCAGGAGCACCCCAGGCACAAGGGTGCAGGTTACAAGAGGAAACTGTGTTCTCTCCTTGTTGAGAAATAGCCCACGGACGTAGCAGGTATATACAGGGCTGTTTTCATAGGTTTGGAAAGTCACCGTTGGTGGTTACGGCTCTATGATTGctaattttctctcatttcatcctGCAGCTGGGAGGAACAAAACgagatgaagaaagaagaaagaatctgtcCACTGTTTCCGGTTTCTCATTTTTTAGAAGCGCATGGCAATTTTATTAACACTGACGTCATTCCAAACCGCATCCCCCAAAGAGTGATATCCCATGAAATCTGCCTTTTCTGTTACACTTGACAGATACGTTTGACAGCATGTGTTCTCATCAAAAATAAGTTTGTTTTGAAGTAATAAACTGGAAGGAAGGCAGGTTTTATTTAGATAAATCATTTTAACTCCAATCtctcttttacctctttgttttgaCGCACCATGCCTTCATTAAAAGGTATCACTTCCTACCATTTGACGAgcctgttttaaattattttattatggccccaaataaattaaaatgtcaaggTGAAAACAACTTTTGTAAAGAGGGAGATGGAGGTCAGGTCTTTAGAGCTACGTGGCTCACTGTGTCAGGAACTAGCCGCATGTGGCTACTGAAACACGCCCGGTCTCATTTGAGACGCGCTGTTAGGCATAAAAAGGACATAACTCACTGATAATTTTATACCGATTACATATCGAAACGATACCAAATTGAGTTAAAATGTACTACTGGAATTAATTGTGCCCACTTCTTTTTAGTTCTTAACGTGGATACTAGAAAAAGTGACACACGTGAGTTGCATCGTAATGTCTATTAGCACTGCTCTAGAGTGTGGTTTGGAAGGAAACCTGGTGGATGGCCCAGCTGGCCTGCAGGCCACATGGTGCTGCTGGGCCTCGACCCTGACACCGATTTAGAGGGTGGTTTTCAAAGTTTAGGCCCCACGACAGCCTCGTCAGCACCAGCCAGGAATTCTTAGGTTCCACCCAAGACCTGCTGAATCGGAACCTCCGAGGGCAGGCCCAGAAATGGGTGCTTTCACAAGCTCTTCAGGGGATTCTGAGGCAGCTACGGTTTCAGAAGCGCTGCTTCAGAGGCACAGGGGAAGATGAGACTCACCTATGGTAGAACCAGCCTTAATTCACTGGCTTGGGACTTGCAGGTCAACCGAACAGGGTGGCAAGGGCTGGACTGGGGAGGGGGCCAGAACCCACAGGGGCTGAGACACAGAAGGGCTCACATTGGGTGATGGCAGAaaactgcagaaataaaaaagctGATTCCAGAAGAATACAAACATGACACCATGTATATAAAGTCTAACGGCACATGCAAAATGATCACTGTGTACTGATCGTGGATACAAACATCTAGAGGAAAAAGCATGCATAGGAGAGATGCCTACAAATGTAGCATGTGTGGGTGGGAAAGGTAAATAACTCATTTAGGGTGGTGACTACCTCTTGGGGAAACGAAGGGAGGAGAATCCTACTGGGGAGGGCTCCACAGTGGCTTCAACTCTATTTCCAATGTTACATTGCTTTGCTtacataagtttatttattttgagagagagagagtgctcctGCGCGCCCtggagcgagcacaagcaggggaggggcagagaggagagacagaatcccgagcaggctctgcgccatcagagatccagagttggatgcttatccaactgcgccacccaggcgcccctgcagtgtTGCATTTCTTAAGCTGGGTGGTGGGTCCATAGACGTTGATAGAGTATTCTCTCTAATTTTGTATAGATCTGAAATATTtcctaataaaaaatgaaaaaaacaaaaggaggagaGAATAAGCTTAATCTCTAGACTCCACTTAAGGGGGCAGAAAGGTACAGGCGTACCTGACCAGGGGatcagagaaggggaagggcccGGGGGTTTGAGAGGAGGGGGCCTCATTTCTGCATTTAGCTAAGGTTTCCCAGGTGCCGCCTTGGAGGCATGAGATAGCTTCTCCCGCATTCTGTGGTAGCTCATTTCATATGCTAATTTatattagcattattttttcattgaggTGAAACTCACTTAAAATTGACcatctacaggggcgcctgggtggctcagtcggctcagtcggttaagccgttaagcatccgacttcggctcaggtcacgatctcgcggtccgtgagttcgagccccgcgtcgggttctgtgcttactgctcagaacctggagcctgtttcagattctgtgtctccctctctctctgaccctcccccgttcatgctctgtctctccctgtctcaaaaataaataaaacgttaaaaaaaatttaaaaataaaattgaccatcTACAACTGAACAATTCAGTGATGTTCACAATTTTGGGCAACTATCACTTCTTCAGTTCCGAAACACTTTGATCACCCTCAAactctgtactctttttttttttttttaatttatttttttcaacgttttttatttatttttgggacagagagagacagagcatgaacgggggaggggcagagagagagggagacacagaatcggaaacaggctccaggctccgagccatcagcccagagcctgacgcggggctcgaactcacggaccgcgagatcgtgacctggctgaagtcggacgcttaaccaactgcaccacccaggcgcccctataatgttttctttttcactttttattaacgtttatttatttttgagagagagactgagcgcgagcaggggagggccagagcaagagggggacacggaatccgaagcgggctccaggctccaagctgtcggcacagagcccgacgcgggactcgaactcacgaaccgtgatcacatgacctgagcctaattcgacgcttaaccgactgagccacccaggcgccccaaagaataTTTTACTGTACGTATAGGCCacaatctctttatccattcttctgttgctagacatttacattgttttccaccatttggctattgtgaatagtgttgctaTGAGCATTCCTGTTCAAGTATTTGTGCGTTACTTACACATACGTgcatctaccccccccccccacctccccaccccctggccagTGAACTTCTGAATTATTGGGACCTTAAaaggtttttatctttttccccccaaagcccTAGGCACCGAGTTTTTCACTTAGTGGATACTCCACCAAACTCCTGTTGAAGTGAAGTAAACTGAACACTTtcaccatcctttttttttaaaggagcattTAAAATGCGTTATCGTGTATTCCTTATGGCTAGAACCGCATGGGGGTGAGACAGAGGCCCAGATGCCTTGTCATCATTACCTGAGTCCACGGGGACAAGAGGTACGCCCTACTGCCCATGCTCCAGGCCCCGGGCAGCCGGAACAGTCCCAAGCCTGCTGCCAGGGCCTGCGCGCTCCTCTTGGAGCtgtcctgtgggggggggggggctgctgacTGCACAGCTGAGGGGTGTGCTCGCAGGCCCGAGGGGACGGGGGTCGTGTGCCTGGAACAggagatggtgggggtgggggtggggcaggaagacCTACACCATCGGAGCAGAACTTAGAGGGGTCTGAGAATTCCAAATCCCCACTGGCCCTTTCAGGTCATTACGAAGGTACATTTGTCATGGGAGGAGAGAAACTATCCAATAAAACGTGCTgatttaaatctataaatatatGGTATGTGGCTCCCCCCCCCCGAGCTTTTTTTCTGACAACTGCAAATGCTACAGGAGGTCCAGGGTAAATATCCTCGTCCATCACCCCTTTCCCTTCTGTGGTCCATATTACACTTCATTACCTGTGCACGATGGGGCCCCTCGCTTCTGAAAACACTTGTTCTAATAGCCCATCTTGCTACAAGACGTAGATCTCGTCCCTAGTCTTGGCTGGAGTACAGCCACCAACCATCTTTCCCCCTGTCGTCACCCCCAACAGCAGGTATTTATACGCAGAACTTCGATACCATTTCTTCCCCATACAGACCCCCACCTGGAGGCCATCAGCTTGGTTGGGCACATCTGCGTGGAGGCCCTCTGTGCTCCGCACAACCTCTTAAGAACATTCTGCTTCTCGGACAGCCCTCAGCTCTGAGTTATCAATAACACTATTCGACTTCCCTCCCCACGCGACAAAGACAGACTACCGAATAggctttattgaatttatttgctTTGCACGTATATCATAAAAGTCAAGAATGCTAAAAGAAGCTGAAAACGTCTCAGAACGCGCATCTATGCATTGAAAAAAACCTTAACCTCTTAAAAACAGAGTTTTGTTAACCGTGGAAAAGAAGTGATTAATGGAGAGCTCTCAGAGTGAGAACGAGCTAATAGTGGTCTACGCTGAGCGAAGGAGGGTAAGGAGGTGTAACAGCTAAGTACCAGGGTCACTGGGTAAAGCACATCCACTTAAATAAACGGCTCACTATGGGAATATAAAGGAAATCAAACCCGATCAATCAAAAACCTAGCATTATCAGAACGGCAAAGATACAGCATCGGGAAAAATCGTTGCcttataaagaaaatgcaaaatccaGCATATGATTGTACAAGGTCACGTCACACCATCACCGGCAAAACCAAGCATCGAGGGTTTAAATTCACTTTGGCACCTCACTGCctctctgaattttgtttttgcatgAGGCAGTGCCCCACTCTGAGTTTAAAGGCACAGTTAGATGTCTAGGCTTACATTTCTGTTGAAGCAAAGCAGCCCCGTGGTGACAGAGGCAGAAAATGAGCGAGGTACGGCCCAGGCACCCAAAAGAAGCTCTCCCTTAGTGTTCGGTGTGTTTGGGGGCTGGAATGGAAGGAAGGGATCTG
This genomic window contains:
- the CT47C1 gene encoding cancer/testis antigen family 47 member C1, with the translated sequence MSASGDGGQAPGGQESPMDEAGAPAAGGANEVAGGEAGAGSDGVARGDGVAAGDGVAGGDAMAGDEAVGGNGVAGDREPVAGDGEAVAGDGDQEAGDEDRVAGGDRVGGGGVAGGEWVAGDGDWEAGDEDRVAGGDWVGGGGVAGGDWAAGGGDGAAGGNWGAGDGEAGGDGVAGNEVAGGDWVVGAGVAGGDEVARGGDGGAGGGGGDGDGGARGGDVVAMGNRVAGGGVAGGGDGVAGDGVAGGGDLMAMGDGAAGGGDGAADGGDGAAGGGDRAADGGDGVAGNGVAGGGDGAAGGGDRAADGGDGVAGNGVAGGGDGAADGGDGAAGGGDGAAGGGDGAADGGDGAAGDSGPHPAEAAVSAAPAEGLREEAVGPEGGNAFEAGEDSDFRPADEDGAEEPEAAGDVIVDAHHWEMVGFRFTFLDLVHSLVHLVHYNNHILVRPRPLQLNVPPAPPAATAAHESQGSSSLSEEEEATWETAEEPDKEEPAATEGTTNYQQENSDKEAQVSESGEEETFNKQQEGSH